The Bacteroidota bacterium genome includes the window TTCACTTCAAAAGGTTTGATGCAATCTGACATTAGTTCCGGGCTGCCAATATTTTCAACATCCAGGAAGCCATAGCCTGCACAGCGCCCTTCTTCGATTTTTACCACTGAATATTCAGTGTCATTTCGTCCCTGGTCGATCAGAAAATAATTGTTGTCAGGATTCGTGGAATTTATTGAATCCTGGGATTTTTTCCTTTTGCGGGTGCTGCTTTTGTTATAAAAGGGCTGCAGTTTTTCCACTTCAGTGAATTCGAGGATCATTGCAATCAGTTCGCTGCCGGTAACTTCATAGCTGATATCCGCAATGGCATTCTTCATTTCAATTGCCCTGGCCTTGTTATTTGCTTTAAAGTGGAGAAAGACACGCCTGTATATATTTTTGCCATATCCTACATAAATGACTTCATGCTTTTCATTGTAAAAATAATATACTCCGGTTTTATTCGGTAAACGGGTAACCAGATCCGGATTAAAATTGCTGTTATGTGCTTTTATAAAATGAATGATCTGTGAATATTCCGGTTCAATTTTTCGCCCGTTAATGGCAATCAACAATTTAAATAATTCTACAGTAGCCAAAGCATCGCCAGAAGCCCGATGCCTGTCGGTTACTACAATGCCCAGATCCTGGCACAAGTTTCCCAGGCTGTATGACCTTTTGCCCGGAATCATTTTACGGCTGAGCCTTACCGTACATAAGGTTTCCCTTCTGTACGGATAACCCAGGCTTTCAAATTCATTTTTAATGAAACCATAATCAAACTGCACATTATGGCCTACAAGAATGGTGTCTTCCGTAAATTCAACAATCTTTCGTGCTATTTCATAAAATTTCGGCGCACCGGCTACCATTTCATCTGAAATACCTGTCAGTTGGGTGATGAAAGGAGGAATAGGCTGTTCGGGATTAACCAGGGTAGAAAACTCATCACAAATTTGCTGGCCGTCATAACGGAAAATAGCTATTTCTGTGATCTTTGAAGTTTTAGGGCTTCCTCCTGTGGTCTCAACGTCGACGATAGAATACATAACTAATTGCGTTTATGCTTTGTTTTTTTATTTTAATCTGCCTTTGCAAATTTACAATAAATTAGATAGATTGTGCAAGTACTATAAATTTGTAATACATATAAACACAGAGGCACTAAGAAATCCTAAAATATATCTCCGTGTAACTCTGTGTCTTCTCCGTGTGTCTCTGTGTTATTGTATTTGATTATTACACAGAGAGCCACAGAGTTCTTGCCCGTTTAACATCCCAGTGGTTAATGCATTCTTTTTCAAACTATTTCAAACTATTTCCAATCATCTCAAACCACCTCAAACTTTCAAACCATCTTTATCCTCCGTGTTCTCCGTGTCTCCGTGGTTAATGTATTTTTTGTGTGGAAGACATTTTTCGTTATAATGACCTATCTTTGTTTTGAACTTTAAATGAATAAAATATTAGCTGTCAATAAATTGCCTGATGCTTTAAACCGTTATATTGCCCTTTTTGACCTGGACGCTTTTTTTGTGTCTGTGGAGCGGTTGCAGGATAAACGGCTCATCGGGAAACCTGTTATTGTTTGTGGCATGTCAGGACGCAGTGTCGTTTCCACTTGCAGTTACGAGGCCAGGAAATTTGGAGTCCATTCGGCTATGCCTGTGTTGATGGCAAAACATCTTTGCCCTAATGGTATTTATGTCAACGGACACATGGAGCTGTACCGGAAATATTCCAAAATGGTAACGGATATCATTGCCGGAAAAGCTCCTGTTTATGAAAAGGCTTCTATCGACGAGCATTATC containing:
- a CDS encoding exonuclease domain-containing protein, with protein sequence MYSIVDVETTGGSPKTSKITEIAIFRYDGQQICDEFSTLVNPEQPIPPFITQLTGISDEMVAGAPKFYEIARKIVEFTEDTILVGHNVQFDYGFIKNEFESLGYPYRRETLCTVRLSRKMIPGKRSYSLGNLCQDLGIVVTDRHRASGDALATVELFKLLIAINGRKIEPEYSQIIHFIKAHNSNFNPDLVTRLPNKTGVYYFYNEKHEVIYVGYGKNIYRRVFLHFKANNKARAIEMKNAIADISYEVTGSELIAMILEFTEVEKLQPFYNKSSTRKRKKSQDSINSTNPDNNYFLIDQGRNDTEYSVVKIEEGRCAGYGFLDVENIGSPELMSDCIKPFEVNLNLESKIQTYLKKHKVQQIIRF